From the genome of Corallococcus macrosporus DSM 14697:
GCGGCAGCATCACCTTGGGGTAGCGCCAGACGAGGCTGAAGAGCTGGTAGACGACCCAGAAGGCGACCCCATCCCCGTCACCACCGCCGCCGCGGCCTCCGCTGCCGGACGAGGGACGGGAGTAGTGCTCGCCGCCACCGCCGCGGGCCAGGGCCTCCAGCGGGAGCATGAGCGCCACGTAGGCGATGGCGGGCAGCCAGGGGGCCCACCGGGAGAGTCGGTACGAGATGGAGCGCGGAGGCGTGGCCATGTCCTCCATGCTAACCGTTTCCGCCTTGCCAGACTTGCCTTCTGGCCGCACTCTCTCCCGCCGCCCAGGGCAGCCCGCCTGCCAGTCCGGGCAAGGGGAGAGAACATGCCGGAATTCAAGGTCGACGCACGCGGTGCCATCGAGATCTGGACCATCGACGGCGAAAGCCGCCGCAATGCCATCAGCCGGGCCATGTTGAAGGAGCTGGGCGAGCTGGTGACCCGCGTGTCCTCCAGCCGCGAGGTGCGCGCCGTCGTCATCACCGGCGCGGGCGACAAGGCCTTCTGCGCCGGCGCCGACCTGAAGGAGCGCGCCACCATGTCCGAGGACGAGGTCCGCGCCTTCCTGGACGGCCTGCGCCGCACCTTCCGCGCCATCGAGCAGAGCGACTGTGTCTTCATCGCCGCCATCAACGGCGCGGCCTTCGGCGGGGGCACGGAGCTGTCGCTCGCGTGCGACCTGCGCGTGGCGGCCCCGGCCGCGGAGCTGGGCCTCACGGAGGTGAAGCTGGGCATCATCCCCGGCGGCGGTGGGACGCAGCGCCTGGCGCGCCTGGTGGGCCCGGGCCGCGCGAAGGACCTCATCCTCACCGCCCGCCGCATCAACGCCGCCGAGGCCTTCAGCGTGGGACTGGTGAACCGGCTCGCGCCCGAGGGGCACCTGCTGGCCGTGGCGTATGGGCTGGCGGAGTCCGTGGTGGAGAACGCGCCCATCGCCGTAGCCACCGCGAAGCACGCCATCGACGAGGGCACGGGCCTGGCGCTGGATGACGCGCTGGCGCTGGAACTGCGCAAGTACGAGGAGATCCTCAAGACGGAGGACCGCCTGGAGGGCCTGCGCGCCTTCGCGGAGAAGCGCGCCCCTGTCTACAAGGGCCGCTAGCCCCACGGGCACCGCCTGGAAGACGGCGGGGACGGAAGC
Proteins encoded in this window:
- a CDS encoding enoyl-CoA hydratase-related protein; this encodes MPEFKVDARGAIEIWTIDGESRRNAISRAMLKELGELVTRVSSSREVRAVVITGAGDKAFCAGADLKERATMSEDEVRAFLDGLRRTFRAIEQSDCVFIAAINGAAFGGGTELSLACDLRVAAPAAELGLTEVKLGIIPGGGGTQRLARLVGPGRAKDLILTARRINAAEAFSVGLVNRLAPEGHLLAVAYGLAESVVENAPIAVATAKHAIDEGTGLALDDALALELRKYEEILKTEDRLEGLRAFAEKRAPVYKGR